One region of Opitutaceae bacterium genomic DNA includes:
- the trxA gene encoding thioredoxin — protein MSANTTELNSSNFKSSIDSATPTLVDFWAPWCGPCKAISPILEELGAELKGRITIGKLNVDDNGAISSEYNVRAIPTLILFKAGKVVDTYVGMKSKAFLKEQLIAKV, from the coding sequence ATGTCCGCCAACACCACCGAACTTAATTCGTCCAACTTCAAGAGCTCGATCGATTCCGCGACACCAACCCTGGTCGATTTCTGGGCGCCTTGGTGCGGCCCGTGCAAAGCGATATCTCCGATTCTCGAGGAGCTTGGCGCCGAGTTAAAAGGCAGGATCACCATCGGCAAGCTGAACGTCGACGACAACGGTGCGATATCGAGCGAGTACAATGTGCGCGCCATTCCCACCCTCATACTTTTCAAGGCCGGCAAGGTGGTGGACACCTATGTCGGCATGAAATCCAAGGCATTCCTCAAGGAACAGCTCATCGCAAAGGTCTGA
- a CDS encoding 1,4-dihydroxy-2-naphthoate polyprenyltransferase yields the protein MASDSRPAVWISATRPRTLPAAVAPVIVGTAFALQKGTAVWPAAAACLAFAVLVQIGTNFANDYYDHAKGADTAERVGPIRAVASGLIRPQAMKRAAGIVFAVAFMTGLTLLRYGGWPMLVIGVTSIACGYAYTGGPFPLAYNGLGDLFVFIFFGLVAVGATYFVQAGCPSLEVWLAAAAVGLLAVNILLVNNYRDVETDARAGKRTLIVRLGRGFARWQFAITHLAALLVPMVLAARSGRFGWVLLPLVLTPEAVRQGVRLRKARTPGDLIVLLGETGRYLAIYSLTLSVGVVFN from the coding sequence ATGGCCAGTGATTCCCGCCCAGCCGTCTGGATTTCGGCCACCCGGCCGCGCACCCTTCCCGCCGCGGTTGCGCCGGTGATTGTTGGCACGGCGTTTGCGCTTCAAAAGGGGACGGCGGTCTGGCCTGCCGCGGCGGCGTGCCTCGCCTTTGCCGTGTTGGTTCAAATCGGCACAAATTTCGCGAATGACTATTACGATCACGCCAAGGGGGCGGACACCGCGGAGCGGGTCGGACCGATACGTGCGGTGGCCAGCGGTTTGATTCGCCCTCAGGCGATGAAACGCGCCGCCGGAATTGTTTTTGCCGTGGCGTTCATGACGGGCCTCACGCTCCTCCGATACGGCGGCTGGCCGATGCTGGTCATCGGGGTAACCAGCATCGCCTGCGGTTATGCCTACACCGGCGGACCGTTTCCGCTGGCGTACAATGGACTGGGAGACCTTTTTGTCTTCATCTTCTTTGGGCTCGTGGCGGTGGGAGCGACCTACTTCGTGCAGGCCGGATGTCCGTCTCTGGAAGTGTGGCTTGCCGCTGCGGCGGTCGGCCTGCTTGCGGTGAACATTCTGCTCGTGAACAATTATCGCGATGTTGAGACCGATGCCAGGGCGGGGAAACGCACGTTGATCGTGCGTCTTGGCCGCGGTTTCGCACGCTGGCAGTTTGCAATCACGCACCTGGCTGCGCTGCTCGTTCCGATGGTCCTTGCAGCTCGTTCAGGACGGTTCGGCTGGGTGCTGCTGCCACTCGTACTTACGCCCGAGGCCGTGCGCCAAGGCGTGCGGCTTCGGAAGGCTCGAACACCCGGAGACCTGATCGTGCTGCTGGGCGAAACCGGGCGATACCTCGCCATCTATTCGCTCACCCTGAGCGTCGGCGTCGTTTTCAACTGA
- a CDS encoding pyridoxal phosphate-dependent aminotransferase, whose translation MSQTTAPLSVWARNISPSPTLAIDAKAKALQAAGEDVCGFAAGEPDFDTPQHIKDACIEALKAGKTKYAPTPGIEPLRKAIAAQYGVEYGFKILPSQVIVSPGGKFSCYLGVLATCSPGDEVIIPAPFWVSYPEMVKLAGATPKLVLADDRTGFKLTPAQLTAAIGPRTKLLVLNSPSNPTGAVYSREELAALVEIAVRNNLYILSDEMYEHLVYDDARPTCVATLSREAEARTITVAGFSKTYSMTGWRIGTTVAPAPIAKAIAELQSQTTSNVTTFAQYGALAALEQREKTVAALSQMLTAFDRRRRLLHRGLNEIKGINCLLAHGAFYLFPNISKFGLSDQEFCARLLEKEKVAAVPGSAFGAEGYLRLSYATSDETISKGLSRLARFCAGL comes from the coding sequence ATGAGCCAAACAACCGCGCCACTCTCCGTCTGGGCCAGAAACATATCGCCGTCACCGACGCTTGCGATCGACGCCAAGGCGAAGGCCCTGCAGGCCGCCGGTGAAGATGTCTGTGGTTTCGCCGCAGGCGAACCCGACTTTGACACGCCGCAGCACATCAAGGACGCCTGCATCGAGGCGCTGAAGGCGGGAAAAACGAAATATGCGCCCACGCCCGGCATCGAGCCGCTCCGAAAGGCGATAGCGGCCCAGTACGGCGTTGAATATGGATTCAAGATTCTGCCGTCGCAGGTCATAGTCTCGCCGGGCGGAAAGTTTTCCTGTTATCTGGGCGTGCTGGCCACATGCTCACCTGGTGATGAGGTCATCATTCCGGCACCCTTCTGGGTGAGTTATCCGGAGATGGTGAAACTCGCCGGTGCCACACCCAAGCTCGTCCTCGCGGATGACCGCACGGGATTCAAGCTCACGCCCGCGCAGCTCACTGCAGCGATCGGCCCGCGCACGAAACTGCTGGTCCTGAATTCGCCTTCGAATCCGACGGGTGCCGTGTATTCCCGCGAGGAGCTCGCCGCGCTCGTGGAAATCGCCGTGCGGAACAATCTCTACATCCTGTCGGATGAGATGTACGAGCACCTGGTGTATGATGATGCGCGACCGACCTGTGTCGCGACGCTCAGCAGGGAGGCGGAGGCAAGAACGATCACGGTTGCGGGATTCTCAAAGACATACTCGATGACGGGGTGGCGCATTGGGACAACGGTCGCGCCCGCTCCGATCGCCAAGGCCATTGCCGAGCTCCAGAGTCAGACGACCTCAAATGTGACGACTTTCGCCCAGTATGGCGCGCTGGCGGCACTCGAACAGCGGGAGAAGACTGTGGCGGCGCTTTCCCAGATGCTGACGGCGTTCGATCGCCGGCGTCGCCTGCTGCACCGGGGCTTGAATGAAATCAAGGGGATCAACTGCCTGCTGGCGCACGGAGCGTTCTATCTGTTTCCGAACATCTCGAAATTCGGACTCAGCGACCAGGAATTCTGCGCGCGCCTGCTGGAAAAGGAGAAGGTGGCGGCGGTGCCCGGCAGCGCATTCGGTGCGGAGGGCTACCTCCGGCTCAGTTATGCGACCAGTGACGAAACCATCTCCAAGGGATTGTCCCGACTTGCCCGTTTCTGCGCCGGACTTTGA
- a CDS encoding ribbon-helix-helix protein, CopG family, with the protein MAKKNPPVANPVTFELPLSLVEKIEATLSSNGARSVSEVIRVALEEFDYSQFQADRAEYRQISVRLPQGIKKTLQRQAKLRRVSAGEILRAAVDALPVSRLRSAKA; encoded by the coding sequence ATGGCAAAAAAGAATCCCCCCGTCGCCAACCCCGTTACTTTTGAGCTTCCGTTGTCTCTCGTTGAGAAAATTGAAGCAACCCTCTCTTCCAATGGAGCCCGATCGGTGAGCGAAGTCATTCGTGTTGCGCTTGAAGAGTTTGACTACAGCCAGTTTCAGGCCGACCGCGCCGAGTATCGACAGATATCCGTGCGCCTTCCCCAGGGAATCAAGAAGACCCTGCAGCGGCAGGCGAAGCTCCGGCGCGTGAGCGCCGGGGAGATTCTTCGCGCGGCGGTCGACGCCCTGCCGGTGAGCCGGCTGCGTTCGGCGAAAGCTTGA
- the ugpC gene encoding sn-glycerol-3-phosphate ABC transporter ATP-binding protein UgpC, with translation MANVSIENLVKIYPEKGGPGMRVIHGINLEVRDGEFTVLVGPSGCGKSTILRMIAGLEEISGGTISIDGRVVNNLPPRDRDIAMVFQNYALYPHMTVYDNMAFGLKLRKLPKAEIDARVREAATMLGLEPYLARRPKALSGGQRQRVAVGRAIVRNPKVFLFDEPLSNLDARMRVSTRTDISKLHARLGATMIYVTHDQAEAMTMGDRICVLKDGRIQQVAAPLDLYNRPDNLFVAGFIGSPPMNFFNGAVQKAGDSLCFVAGGATGASLRISLNADMARRVSSHIGKPIVLGIRPEDVSTTSATPFPPQWNAEARVDVAEHMGSETLLYLTTGDTAFIARMRPTEHYSSGQKLTVTFDPEKIHFFDAVTEQVFR, from the coding sequence ATGGCCAACGTCTCGATTGAAAACCTGGTCAAAATCTACCCGGAAAAGGGTGGGCCGGGCATGAGAGTGATCCATGGCATCAACCTCGAAGTCCGCGACGGCGAATTCACCGTGCTGGTCGGGCCCTCCGGTTGCGGAAAATCAACAATCCTGCGCATGATTGCGGGGCTTGAGGAAATCTCCGGAGGCACGATTTCCATTGACGGACGCGTCGTGAACAACCTGCCGCCCCGGGACCGGGATATCGCCATGGTGTTCCAAAATTACGCGCTCTATCCCCACATGACGGTCTATGACAACATGGCGTTCGGGCTCAAGCTGCGCAAACTTCCCAAGGCGGAGATTGACGCGCGCGTACGCGAGGCCGCGACCATGCTTGGACTGGAGCCCTACCTCGCACGCAGGCCCAAGGCGCTCTCCGGGGGGCAGCGCCAGCGCGTCGCGGTCGGACGGGCCATCGTGCGCAACCCGAAAGTCTTCCTGTTCGACGAACCCCTTTCGAATCTCGATGCGAGAATGCGCGTCTCGACGCGCACCGACATCTCAAAGCTGCACGCCCGCCTGGGTGCGACCATGATTTACGTCACTCACGATCAGGCGGAAGCCATGACAATGGGCGACCGCATCTGCGTGCTCAAGGATGGCCGCATCCAGCAGGTCGCCGCGCCGCTCGATCTCTATAATCGCCCTGACAATTTGTTCGTTGCGGGATTCATCGGCAGCCCACCCATGAATTTTTTCAATGGTGCCGTCCAGAAGGCAGGCGACAGCCTTTGCTTCGTGGCCGGCGGCGCAACGGGCGCATCCCTCCGCATTTCCTTGAACGCCGACATGGCAAGGCGCGTTTCTTCGCACATCGGCAAACCCATAGTACTTGGCATTCGCCCCGAGGACGTGAGCACGACCTCGGCCACACCCTTCCCGCCCCAATGGAACGCCGAAGCCCGTGTGGATGTTGCCGAGCACATGGGGTCTGAAACCCTGCTCTACCTGACGACGGGAGACACAGCGTTCATCGCACGCATGCGCCCGACGGAGCATTACTCTTCCGGTCAGAAGCTCACCGTGACATTCGATCCCGAAAAGATTCACTTCTTCGACGCGGTCACCGAACAGGTTTTCAGGTAG
- a CDS encoding outer membrane lipoprotein-sorting protein: MTSLRQVRWVRSRIPACISCILAVAASTAWSQHKRYRPPPDYVQLSKPNQEEGRAFLADFRQRGFRGYLEFKLRVMPRRGPEKVRAGKLWNDLREDGPISRVELIGDDSLDQNHSSSLRLLLKGGVHSAVWRWDATKPGEVAVLAVDSLFSPLGETNLTPFDLQMPFLWWEDVLFEGIRKVRGRPANSFLFYPPPAFVSRHPALTGVRVFLDTQFNALVQADQIGEDGSVLKSMSVLDLKKVGEHWIVKSIDLRDETTRNKTRFVVTAAAMDQDFSPVLFAPEELAHPVQRPTQGLVAVEN; the protein is encoded by the coding sequence ATGACCTCCCTCAGGCAGGTCAGGTGGGTGCGAAGCAGGATCCCCGCCTGCATCAGTTGCATCCTGGCCGTTGCCGCGTCCACCGCCTGGTCGCAGCACAAGCGTTACCGTCCACCGCCCGACTACGTCCAGCTTTCAAAGCCGAATCAGGAGGAGGGCCGCGCATTTCTCGCCGATTTTCGGCAAAGGGGATTTCGCGGGTACCTAGAGTTCAAGCTTCGCGTGATGCCCCGCCGCGGACCAGAGAAGGTGCGGGCGGGAAAACTATGGAATGATCTGCGCGAGGATGGTCCGATCAGCCGAGTGGAACTCATTGGCGATGATTCACTCGATCAAAATCATTCCTCGAGCCTCAGACTGCTTCTGAAGGGCGGGGTCCATTCTGCGGTCTGGAGATGGGACGCAACAAAGCCGGGAGAAGTTGCCGTGCTGGCGGTGGACAGCTTGTTCAGTCCGCTGGGTGAAACGAATCTCACTCCGTTCGACCTTCAGATGCCATTCCTCTGGTGGGAGGACGTCCTCTTCGAGGGTATTCGCAAGGTCAGAGGTCGCCCCGCCAATTCATTCCTGTTCTATCCGCCGCCGGCATTTGTCTCGCGGCATCCGGCTTTGACGGGAGTGAGGGTTTTTCTCGACACGCAGTTCAATGCACTGGTGCAGGCCGACCAGATTGGCGAAGACGGCAGTGTGCTGAAATCCATGTCGGTGCTCGATTTGAAAAAGGTCGGTGAACACTGGATTGTGAAGTCCATCGATCTCAGGGACGAGACGACGCGCAACAAAACGCGCTTTGTTGTCACTGCAGCCGCAATGGATCAGGATTTTTCACCCGTTCTGTTTGCGCCGGAGGAGCTCGCGCATCCGGTGCAACGACCAACCCAGGGGCTCGTCGCGGTGGAGAACTGA
- the secG gene encoding preprotein translocase subunit SecG produces the protein MSIVIGILTFVLILIALFLSLVVLAQKSKDGGVGAAMGGGAAEAAFGAETNTVLSKATINAAIAFFVLSFILYLGHIYQRKHAAAAGGALPTIAAPAVAPAAASTAVPAPAPETTASTPAPVEATPAAPRADQPKPNP, from the coding sequence ATGAGCATCGTCATCGGTATTCTCACATTTGTCCTGATCCTGATCGCGCTTTTTCTGTCGCTGGTTGTGCTGGCCCAGAAATCGAAGGACGGCGGGGTGGGGGCGGCCATGGGGGGAGGGGCTGCGGAGGCGGCGTTTGGCGCCGAGACGAACACCGTGCTTTCAAAGGCGACGATCAATGCGGCAATCGCATTTTTTGTGCTCTCGTTCATTCTCTATCTGGGGCACATTTATCAGCGCAAGCATGCGGCGGCGGCCGGCGGTGCTCTGCCCACTATTGCCGCGCCCGCTGTCGCTCCGGCTGCTGCTTCCACTGCCGTGCCTGCGCCGGCACCGGAAACGACCGCCTCCACTCCGGCTCCGGTTGAGGCGACGCCAGCGGCACCCAGGGCGGACCAGCCGAAACCCAATCCGTAG
- a CDS encoding SAM-dependent methyltransferase encodes MQSAQIEIEASGKVRLREKVVAQAPASSSETHDREKRHLVPLNARWLHALGVTNAAGRPREGMSAKLRQIQKFTEVLCSLLIEAGLIAPSMEDMEADSPPPFTIADMGCGKGYLTFATASVLGPRARVVGVETRADLVKLCSEVARQAGMESLSFVQGDIASTELPRNNGCEVLIALHACDTATDDALARGVAAGARLLVVSPCCQKELRPQMQPPAILADALRHGIFLERQAEFVTDALRAQLLEWAGYRTKVFEFVSTEHTARNIMIAAIKDHPPGQQGRLHRLRNFARFYGVRSQALARHLGVDLAAEEES; translated from the coding sequence CTGCAGTCGGCGCAGATTGAAATCGAGGCATCCGGCAAGGTTCGACTCCGGGAGAAGGTTGTCGCACAGGCACCCGCATCAAGCAGCGAAACCCACGACCGCGAAAAACGGCACCTAGTTCCCTTGAACGCGCGCTGGCTCCATGCGCTCGGAGTGACCAATGCGGCGGGGCGGCCGCGCGAAGGCATGTCCGCAAAACTGCGCCAGATCCAGAAATTTACGGAAGTGCTGTGCAGTCTCCTCATCGAGGCCGGACTGATCGCCCCTTCGATGGAAGATATGGAGGCCGACTCTCCCCCACCATTCACCATTGCGGACATGGGATGCGGCAAGGGATATCTGACCTTTGCCACGGCCAGCGTCCTGGGACCGCGAGCACGGGTCGTGGGTGTGGAAACCAGAGCGGACTTGGTGAAACTCTGTTCAGAAGTCGCCCGGCAGGCTGGGATGGAATCGTTGAGTTTTGTGCAGGGAGACATCGCCTCGACGGAATTGCCTCGAAACAACGGATGCGAAGTTCTGATCGCGCTGCATGCCTGCGACACCGCGACCGACGATGCGCTCGCGCGCGGCGTAGCTGCCGGCGCGCGGCTCCTGGTTGTCTCTCCGTGCTGCCAGAAGGAACTGCGCCCGCAGATGCAGCCTCCCGCCATTCTTGCGGATGCCCTGAGACACGGAATCTTTCTCGAACGCCAGGCCGAGTTTGTCACCGACGCCCTGCGCGCCCAGCTTCTCGAATGGGCCGGCTACCGTACCAAGGTGTTTGAATTCGTCAGCACAGAGCACACCGCGCGAAACATCATGATTGCGGCGATCAAGGATCACCCTCCAGGACAGCAGGGGCGATTGCATCGCTTGCGAAACTTCGCACGATTCTACGGCGTGCGGTCTCAAGCGTTGGCAAGGCATCTTGGCGTAGACCTGGCGGCGGAGGAAGAGTCGTGA